One segment of Drosophila mauritiana strain mau12 chromosome 3R, ASM438214v1, whole genome shotgun sequence DNA contains the following:
- the LOC117145547 gene encoding conserved oligomeric Golgi complex subunit 2 — protein sequence MHDPIKKSAHLTAGSTSTAEKLCFDKNEFMKANFSVDEFLHKNRNAPSLEQLRDNLGLYLKGLRAAMIDLINEDYADFVNLSANLVGLDQNIKTIQQPLEQFRSDIESIHGLIDENVTELRAQLEEKRQLREFKRGLQSLKKVYETINKLQDLIDRKLSGEQPIKAVDLERAALDLIQLKFHEKHCSKHLNPEHQGKIEQLEGQLHQHLRCFFNDALSQARNSAPESLERCLRIYITLNACDQAECAFREDVVAPYMTGVIGEQQLQNSPQGLAGIYSKILNFISLHMTDLLRLTLYSDKFPGFNFVVNSYWSDLETRLELHMNSIFAPGNSEVFYVKYKCTRDFLGKIEELLTCSGEQAVAFYRQHKQTKSFEARWNLPVYFQICFQEIAGKFEAQLEPVLQEDSLKDNLTDRDYKISAFNAAKEAMTRCWAEGVYLPEVFPKFYKLNVQVVLRLSRWITDAITLSKGSHFSKSYTRNQLLIALHADIRKLDAYLPELQQLIIKSVLVEQRTKIFSDVLAKSMSCLADTLGTHLTNIQKTLVELLIGECETENVRQVNDLPRLYRKTNREVPTRCSSYVEQMLRPLKTFAQQNESQLGTLVVEQILSEVASHITKAYFNVVSDVLTSVQKTEESLRRLRNVKSGGAATVSTGSSAVMSDDDKIRVQLRVDVTSWRQELGKLNFQATQIDRLVELTNMVEDSIKLKDNSA from the exons ATGCATGATCCGATCAAGAAGTCGGCTCACTTGACCGCTGGCTCCACCAGCACAGCGGAGAAGCTGTGCTTCGACAAGAATGAGTTTATGAAG GCAAACTTCTCTGTGGATGAGTTTCTGCACAAGAATCGCAATGCGCCTAGTCTGGAACAGCTGCGTGACAACCTGGGCCTTTACCTCAAAGGTCTGCGGGCGGCCATGATCGATTTGATCAACGAGGATTACGCAGACTTTGTAAACTTGAGCGCAAACCTGGTGGGACTGGACCAGAATATAAAGACCATTCAACAGCCATTGGAGCAGTTCCGCAGCGACATCGAGAGCATTCACGGCTtaatagacgagaacgtgaCCGAACTGCGGGCCCAGTTGGAGGAGAAGCGTCAGCTTCGCGAGTTTAAACGAGGTCTGCAGAGCCTAAAGAAAGTGTATGAGACCATTAACAAGCTTCAGGATCTAATCGACCGAAAGCTCAGCGGGGAACAGCCAATTAAGGCCGTTGACCTGGAGCGCGCTGCCCTGGACCTGATTCAATTGAAGTTCCATGAGAAACACTGTTCCAAGCACTTAAACCCCGAGCATCAAGGGAAGATCGAACAGCTTGAAGGGCAATTGCATCAGCATCTGCGATGCTTCTTCAATGATGCCCTTAGCCAGGCACGCAACTCGGCACCGGAATCCTTGGAGCGCTGCTTGCGGATCTATATAACTCTAAATGCCTGTGATCAGGCAGAGTGCGCCTTCCGCGAGGATGTGGTGGCTCCGTATATGACGGGCGTCATTGGCGAACAACAGTTGCAAAACTCGCCGCAGGGATTAGCTGGCATCTACAGCAAGATCCTCAACTTTATATCGCTGCATATGACCGATCTGCTGCGCCTTACGCTTTACTCGGATAAGTTTCCGGGCTTTAACTTCGTGGTTAATAGTTACTGGTCTGATTTGGAGACGCGTCTTGAACTGCACATGAATTCCATATTTGCGCCTGGCAACTCGGAGGTGTTCTATGTAAAATACAAGTGCACTCGCGACTTCCTGGGCAAAATAGAGGAGCTATTGACCTGCTCCGGAGAGCAGGCCGTGGCGTTCTATCGCCAgcacaagcaaacaaaaagcttTGAGGCCCGCTGGAATCTTCCGGTTTACTTCCAAATATGCTTTCAA GAAATTGCTGGTAAATTTGAAGCCCAGTTAGAGCCGGTGCTCCAGGAGGACAGCTTAAAAGATAATCTCACCGATAGGGACTACAAAATATCCGCATTTAATGCCGCGAAGGAGGCTATGACACGGTGCTGGGCCGAAGGAGTTTACCTACCCGAAGTATTTCCGAAATTTTACAAACTTAACGTGCAGGTGGTACTGCGTCTTTCGCGCTGGATCACGGATGCAATTACTCTATCGAAAGGCAGCCACTTTTCCAAGTCCTACACTCGAAACCAGTTACTTATTGCCCTCCATGCAGACATCCGCAAACTTGACGCGTATTTGCCAGAGCTTCAGCAATTGATTATTAAATCAGTGCTCGTTGAACAGCGTACGAAGATCTTTAGCGACGTATTGGCCAAATCAATGTCCTGCCTTGCCGACACGCTAGGTACGCATTTGACCAACATACAAAAGACCTTAGTGGAGTTGCTGATCGGAGAATGCGAGACGGAAAATGTGCGCCAGGTAAACGACTTGCCGCGTTTGTATCGCAAGACGAATCGAGAGGTTCCCACAAGATGTTCGAGCTATGTGGAGCAAATGCTGCGACCGCTGAAGACTTTTGCCCAGCAGAACGAGTCCCAGCTTGGCACCCTGGTGGTGGAACAGATCTTGTCGGAGGTTGCTAGTCACATAACCAAGGC GTACTTCAATGTGGTGAGCGATGTGCTCACATCCGTACAGAAAACCGAAGAGTCATTGCGACGCCTGCGAAATGTAAAAAGTGGCGGAGCCGCGACTGTGTCGACTGGAAGCTCGGCTGTGATGTCTGACGATGATAAGATTCGCGTCCAACTGCGAGTGGATGTCACATCTTGGAGGCAAGAGCTGGGCAAACTAAACTTTCAGGCCACCCAGATCGATAGGCTAGTCGAGTTGACAAACATGGTGGAGGACAGTATCAAGCTAAAGGATAACAGCGCCTAG
- the LOC117145552 gene encoding 3-hydroxyisobutyryl-CoA hydrolase, mitochondrial-like: MSPTSMKVTFRQLELGSQLSLAQCLIMEYRLAVRHLERSDFKEGVRALLIDKDQKPQWQPTKLADVTEEHVQWFFRKLPDTEELKLE; encoded by the exons ATGTCTCCCACCTCGATGAAGGTTACGTTCCGTCAGTTAGAGCTCGGATCACAGCTGTCGCTGGCTCAGTGTCTCATTATGGAATATCGTCTGGCCGTGCGTCATCTGGAGCGCAGTGATTTCAAGGAGGGAGTTCGTGCCCTTCTCATCGACAAGGATCAGAAGCCCCAGTGGCAGCCAACCAAGCTGGCCGATGTCACCGAGGAGCATGTGCAGTGGTTCTTCCGCAAGCTGCCGGACACCGAAGAACTCAAGCT CGAATAA
- the LOC117145549 gene encoding 3-hydroxyisobutyryl-CoA hydrolase, mitochondrial-like isoform X1, translating into MQGPIQRLVYTFGHRTCSQLPMIGGAAISQTKPTTMALSVRQSSSSVLATESSNKGMIILNRPKALNAINLEMVRKIYKHLKKCEKSKSLVIIKGTGDKAFCAGGDVRALVEAGPTDESKSFFREEYSTNALIGNYKIPYIAIIDGITMGGGVGLSVHGKYRVASDRTLFAMPETAIGLFPDVGGSYFLPRLQGKLGLYLGLTGYRLRGGDVFYSGIATHYCESSKIPDLETALLNCPDADDVPELLQKYHSTPEKPFSLQPVLEQINKNFSADSLEGILENLQNDGSEWAKKTLETLSKMSPTSMKVTFRQLELGSQLSLAQCLIMEYRLAVRHLERSDFKEGVRALLIDKDQKPQWQPTKLADVTEEHVQWFFRKLPDTEELKLE; encoded by the exons ATG CAGGGACCAATTCAAAGGTTGGTGTACACATTCGGTCATCGCACCTGTAGCCAATTGCCGATGATCGGCGGAGCAGCGATAtcccaaacaaaaccaacaacaaTGGCCCTCTCCGTCCGCCAATCCTCCTCCTCCGTGCTGGCCACGGAGTCTTCTAATAAGGGAATGATTATTCTAAACCGTCCCAAGGCGCTTAATGCAATCAACTTGGAGATGGTACGCAAGATCTACAAGCACCTGAAGAAGTGCGAGAAGTCCAAGTCGCTGGTGATCATCAAGGGCACAGGTGACAAGGCCTTTTGCGCCGGTGGAGATGTGCGCGCTCTGGTCGAGGCTGGCCCTACGGATGAGTCGAAGAGCTTTTTCCGGGAGGAGTACAGCACTAATGCTCTGATCGGGAACTATAAGATTCCCTACATCGCCATCATCGACGGTATTACCATGGGCGGTGGCGTGGGTCTGAGTGTGCACGGCAAGTACCGGGTGGCCAGCGATCGGACGCTGTTCGCCATGCCCGAGACGGCGATTGGCCTCTTCCCGGATGTGGGTGGATCATACTTCCTGCCTCGACTGCAGGGAAAGCTGGGCCTCTACCTGGGTCTCACAGGATATCGACTGCGCGGCGGCGATGTCTTTTACTCAGGCATTGCCACGCACTACTGCGAGAGCAGCAAGATCCCCGATCTCGAGACGGCTCTCCTTAACTGTCCGGATGCGGATGATGTGCCTGAGCTGCTGCAGAAGTACCATTCCACGCCAGAAAAGCCCTTCTCGCTGCAGCCTGTCCTGGAACAGATCAACAAGAACTTTTCGGCGGACTCGTTGGAGGGAATTCTAGAGAATCTGCAGAACGATGGCAGTGAATGGGCCAAGAAGACGCTTGAG ACGCTCTCGAAGATGTCTCCCACCTCGATGAAGGTTACGTTCCGTCAGTTAGAGCTCGGATCACAGCTGTCGCTGGCTCAGTGTCTCATTATGGAATATCGTCTGGCCGTGCGTCATCTGGAGCGCAGTGATTTCAAGGAGGGAGTTCGTGCCCTTCTCATCGACAAGGATCAGAAGCCCCAGTGGCAGCCAACCAAGCTGGCCGATGTCACCGAGGAGCATGTGCAGTGGTTCTTCCGCAAGCTGCCGGACACCGAAGAACTCAAGCT CGAATAA
- the LOC117145549 gene encoding 3-hydroxyisobutyryl-CoA hydrolase, mitochondrial-like isoform X2, producing MQGPIQRLVYTFGHRTCSQLPMIGGAAISQTKPTTMALSVRQSSSSVLATESSNKGMIILNRPKALNAINLEMVRKIYKHLKKCEKSKSLVIIKGTGDKAFCAGGDVRALVEAGPTDESKSFFREEYSTNALIGNYKIPYIAIIDGITMGGGVGLSVHGKYRVASDRTLFAMPETAIGLFPDVGGSYFLPRLQGKLGLYLGLTGYRLRGGDVFYSGIATHYCESSKIPDLETALLNCPDADDVPELLQKYHSTPEKPFSLQPVLEQINKNFSADSLEGILENLQNDGSEWAKKTLETLSKMSPTSMKVTFRQLELGSQLSLAQCLIMEYRLAVRHLERSDFKEGVRALLIDKDQKPQWQPTKLADVTEEHVQWFFRKLPDTEELKL from the exons ATG CAGGGACCAATTCAAAGGTTGGTGTACACATTCGGTCATCGCACCTGTAGCCAATTGCCGATGATCGGCGGAGCAGCGATAtcccaaacaaaaccaacaacaaTGGCCCTCTCCGTCCGCCAATCCTCCTCCTCCGTGCTGGCCACGGAGTCTTCTAATAAGGGAATGATTATTCTAAACCGTCCCAAGGCGCTTAATGCAATCAACTTGGAGATGGTACGCAAGATCTACAAGCACCTGAAGAAGTGCGAGAAGTCCAAGTCGCTGGTGATCATCAAGGGCACAGGTGACAAGGCCTTTTGCGCCGGTGGAGATGTGCGCGCTCTGGTCGAGGCTGGCCCTACGGATGAGTCGAAGAGCTTTTTCCGGGAGGAGTACAGCACTAATGCTCTGATCGGGAACTATAAGATTCCCTACATCGCCATCATCGACGGTATTACCATGGGCGGTGGCGTGGGTCTGAGTGTGCACGGCAAGTACCGGGTGGCCAGCGATCGGACGCTGTTCGCCATGCCCGAGACGGCGATTGGCCTCTTCCCGGATGTGGGTGGATCATACTTCCTGCCTCGACTGCAGGGAAAGCTGGGCCTCTACCTGGGTCTCACAGGATATCGACTGCGCGGCGGCGATGTCTTTTACTCAGGCATTGCCACGCACTACTGCGAGAGCAGCAAGATCCCCGATCTCGAGACGGCTCTCCTTAACTGTCCGGATGCGGATGATGTGCCTGAGCTGCTGCAGAAGTACCATTCCACGCCAGAAAAGCCCTTCTCGCTGCAGCCTGTCCTGGAACAGATCAACAAGAACTTTTCGGCGGACTCGTTGGAGGGAATTCTAGAGAATCTGCAGAACGATGGCAGTGAATGGGCCAAGAAGACGCTTGAG ACGCTCTCGAAGATGTCTCCCACCTCGATGAAGGTTACGTTCCGTCAGTTAGAGCTCGGATCACAGCTGTCGCTGGCTCAGTGTCTCATTATGGAATATCGTCTGGCCGTGCGTCATCTGGAGCGCAGTGATTTCAAGGAGGGAGTTCGTGCCCTTCTCATCGACAAGGATCAGAAGCCCCAGTGGCAGCCAACCAAGCTGGCCGATGTCACCGAGGAGCATGTGCAGTGGTTCTTCCGCAAGCTGCCGGACACCGAAGAACTCAAGCTGTAA
- the LOC117145549 gene encoding 3-hydroxyisobutyryl-CoA hydrolase, mitochondrial-like isoform X3, which translates to MGPIQRLVYTFGHRTCSQLPMIGGAAISQTKPTTMALSVRQSSSSVLATESSNKGMIILNRPKALNAINLEMVRKIYKHLKKCEKSKSLVIIKGTGDKAFCAGGDVRALVEAGPTDESKSFFREEYSTNALIGNYKIPYIAIIDGITMGGGVGLSVHGKYRVASDRTLFAMPETAIGLFPDVGGSYFLPRLQGKLGLYLGLTGYRLRGGDVFYSGIATHYCESSKIPDLETALLNCPDADDVPELLQKYHSTPEKPFSLQPVLEQINKNFSADSLEGILENLQNDGSEWAKKTLETLSKMSPTSMKVTFRQLELGSQLSLAQCLIMEYRLAVRHLERSDFKEGVRALLIDKDQKPQWQPTKLADVTEEHVQWFFRKLPDTEELKLE; encoded by the exons ATG GGACCAATTCAAAGGTTGGTGTACACATTCGGTCATCGCACCTGTAGCCAATTGCCGATGATCGGCGGAGCAGCGATAtcccaaacaaaaccaacaacaaTGGCCCTCTCCGTCCGCCAATCCTCCTCCTCCGTGCTGGCCACGGAGTCTTCTAATAAGGGAATGATTATTCTAAACCGTCCCAAGGCGCTTAATGCAATCAACTTGGAGATGGTACGCAAGATCTACAAGCACCTGAAGAAGTGCGAGAAGTCCAAGTCGCTGGTGATCATCAAGGGCACAGGTGACAAGGCCTTTTGCGCCGGTGGAGATGTGCGCGCTCTGGTCGAGGCTGGCCCTACGGATGAGTCGAAGAGCTTTTTCCGGGAGGAGTACAGCACTAATGCTCTGATCGGGAACTATAAGATTCCCTACATCGCCATCATCGACGGTATTACCATGGGCGGTGGCGTGGGTCTGAGTGTGCACGGCAAGTACCGGGTGGCCAGCGATCGGACGCTGTTCGCCATGCCCGAGACGGCGATTGGCCTCTTCCCGGATGTGGGTGGATCATACTTCCTGCCTCGACTGCAGGGAAAGCTGGGCCTCTACCTGGGTCTCACAGGATATCGACTGCGCGGCGGCGATGTCTTTTACTCAGGCATTGCCACGCACTACTGCGAGAGCAGCAAGATCCCCGATCTCGAGACGGCTCTCCTTAACTGTCCGGATGCGGATGATGTGCCTGAGCTGCTGCAGAAGTACCATTCCACGCCAGAAAAGCCCTTCTCGCTGCAGCCTGTCCTGGAACAGATCAACAAGAACTTTTCGGCGGACTCGTTGGAGGGAATTCTAGAGAATCTGCAGAACGATGGCAGTGAATGGGCCAAGAAGACGCTTGAG ACGCTCTCGAAGATGTCTCCCACCTCGATGAAGGTTACGTTCCGTCAGTTAGAGCTCGGATCACAGCTGTCGCTGGCTCAGTGTCTCATTATGGAATATCGTCTGGCCGTGCGTCATCTGGAGCGCAGTGATTTCAAGGAGGGAGTTCGTGCCCTTCTCATCGACAAGGATCAGAAGCCCCAGTGGCAGCCAACCAAGCTGGCCGATGTCACCGAGGAGCATGTGCAGTGGTTCTTCCGCAAGCTGCCGGACACCGAAGAACTCAAGCT CGAATAA
- the LOC117143456 gene encoding cysteine protease ATG4D, with translation MNYDGLLSKLTDEKLMLFEAAGEGTIVEGSRICGQDADPLSLPLVEDGAIEEEQAAPIQTIHRTVFAVPRVPSPSPVSTSGGNLNLKSENAATATPQRKISTSSRFMNAFSQLYGGGGNSGPSCGHVEQHSEEPGDLSANRTPTKGMESKLVAMWHNVKYGWSGKMRQTSFSNEQPVWLLGRCYHRRFTPPVSMESSITELPSGADTTPDNATSAFDSIQATSTSTSLYPALNPQQIDEIVVPQELGMDAVENQVGEQPWEEGIEGFRRDFYSRIWMTYRREFPIMNGSNYTSDCGWGCMLRSGQMLFAQGLICHFLGRSWRYDSESQLHSTYEDNMHKKIVKWFGDSSSKSSPFSIHALVRLGEHLGKKPGDWYGPASVSYLLKHALEHAAQENADFDNISVYVAKDCTIYLQDIEDQCSIPEPAPKPHVPWQQAKRPQAETPKTEQQQHWKSLIVLIPLRLGSDKLNPVYAHCLKLLLSTEHCLGIIGGKPKHSLYFVGFQEDRLIHLDPHYCQEMVDVNQENFSLHSFHCKSPRKLKASKMDPSCCIGFYCATKSDFDNFMESVQLYLHPMRCASGATVDKAAGSHHTTPQSSHQTEQTEMNYPLFSFSRGRCMDHERDEMSDSLYKPLIKQVASLAQELGAQLAPPQHGDEHDQDDSESEEFVLL, from the exons ATGAACTATGACGGCCTCCTTTCCAAGTTGACCGACGAAAAACTGATGCTCTTCGAAGCCGCCGGCGAGGGCACCATTGTAGAGGGTAGCCGGATATGCGGCCAGGATGCGGATCCGCTGTCCTTGCCGCTGGTGGAGGACGGCGCCATCGAGGAAGAGCAGGCGGCCCCCATACAGACGATTCATCGCACTGTATTCGCCGTTCCACGCGTCCCTTCCCCCTCCCCCGTAAGCACATCAGGTGGGAATCTGAACCTCAAGTCGGAAAACGCTGCGACAGCGACTCCGCAGCGAAAAATATCGACGTCATCACGTTTCATGAACGCCTTCAGTCAGCTctacggcggcggcggcaacaGCGGTCCGAGCTGCGGTCACGTGGAGCAGCACAGCGAGGAACCCGGTGACCTGTCGGCAAACCGTACTCCCACCAAGGGCATGGAGTCTAAGCTCGTGGCAATGTGGCACAATGTGAAGTATGGCTGGAGCGGCAAGATGAGGCAGACCAGCTTCTCAAACGAGCAGCCCGTGTGGCTGCTGGGACGGTGCTATCATCGCCGCTTTACTCCGCCCGTAAGCATGGAAAGTTCCATCACCGAGCTGCCCAGCGGGGCGGATACCACTCCCGATAACGCCACATCGGCGTTCGACAGCATTCAGGCCACATCGACGTCAACCTCCTTGTATCCAGCCCTTAATCCGCAGCAGATCGATGAGATTGTGGTGCCCCAGGAACTGGGGATGGACGCAGTGGAGAACCAGGTGGGCGAACAGCCTTGGGAGGAGGGCATCGAAGGCTTTCGTCGTGACTTTTATAGTAGGATTTGGATGACCTACCGGCGAGAGTTCCCGATAATGAATGGCTCCAACTACACCTCGGACTGCGGTTGGGGCTGTATGCTAAGGAGTGGTCAGATGCTCTTCGCTCAAGGACTCATCTGTCACTTCCTAGGGCGCA GTTGGCGCTATGATTCGGAGTCCCAGTTGCACTCAACTTACGAGGACAATATGCATAAGAAGATCGTCAAGTGGTTCGGGGACAGTTCCTCAAAAAGCAGTCCCTTCTCTATCCACGCCCTGGTGCGGCTGGGGGAGCATTTGGGTAAAAAACCTGGCGATTGGTACGGTCCCGCCTCTGTTTCCTATTTGCTTAA ACACGCCTTAGAGCACGCGGCTCAGGAAAATGCAGACTTTGACAATATTAGTGTCTATGTAGCCAAAGATTGCACGA TTTACTTGCAAGATATTGAGGATCAATGCAGCATTCCGGAACCGGCGCCAAAACCCCATGTGCCTTGGCAACAAGCGAAGCGGCCGCAGGCGGAAACTCCCAAAACGGAGCAACAACAGCACTGGAAGTCCCTCATCGTTCTGATACCATTGCGCCTGGGCAGTGATAAACTGAATCCTGTGTATGCCCATTGTCTGAAGCTGCTGCTGAGTACAGAACACTGCCTGGGCATCATTGGTGGAAAGCCAAAGCATTCGCTGTACTTTGTCGGCTTCCAGGAGGACAGGCTCATCCACTTGGATCCGCACTATTGCCAGGAGATGGTGGATGTGAACCAAGAGAACTTCTCCCTGCACTCGTTTCACTGCAAGTCGCCGCGGAAGCTTAAGGCCAGTAAAATGGATCCTAGTTGTTGTATCGGCTTTTACTGTGCCACCAAAAGTGATTTCGACAATTTTATGGAGAGCGTGCAGCTG TATTTGCATCCTATGCGTTGCGCTTCAGGGGCAACTGTGGATAAGGCGGCTGGGAGCCATCATACGACGCCTCAGTCATCCCATCAAACCGAGCAAACAGAGATGAACTATCCATTGTTCTCATTTTCCCGCGGCCGTTGCATGGATCACGAGCGGGACGAAATGAGCGATTCGCTGTACAAGCCGCTCATAAAACAGGTGGCTTCTCTGGCCCAGGAACTGGGCGCTCAACTGGCGCCGCCACAGCACGGCGATGAGCACGACCAAGATGATAGTGAAAGCGAAGAGTTTGTGCTGCTGTAG
- the LOC117145550 gene encoding translin-associated protein X translates to MPKNGGAGHRNNAPRKRQIPAAQLDEESPIVQQFRIYSNELTMKHDRHERIVKLSRDITIESKRIIFLLHSIDSRKQNKEKVLEEARQRLNKLIAVNFRAVALELRDQDVYQFRSSYSPGLQEFIEAYTYMEYLCHEDAEGENETKSVSDWQAIQAVMQYVEESSQPKEEPTEGEDVQAIAQAESPKKFQFFVDPTEYILGLSDLTGELMRRCINSLGSGDTDTCLDTCKALQHFYSGYISLNCQRARELWRKITTMKQSVLKAENVCYNVKVRGGEAAKWGATFDQKPADEVDEGFY, encoded by the exons ATGCCGAAAAACGGAGGTGCTGGTCACAGGAACAATGCTCCTAGGAAGCGCCAAATACCGGCTGCCCAGCTGGATGAAGAGAGTCCCATTGTCCAACAATTTCGAATTTATTCTAATGAATTGACCATGAAACACGATCGCCACGAGCGAATTGTCAAGCTGAGCCGTGACATTACCATCGAGTCCAAGCGTATCATCTTCCTGCTGCACTCCATTGACTCGCGTAAGCAGAATAAGGAGAAGGTCCTGGAGGAGGCACGTCAGCGACTGAACAAGCTGATCGCGGTGAACTTTAGGGCTGTGGCCCTGGAACTGCGCGACCAGGATGTCTACCAGTTCCGCAGCTCCTACTCTCCAGGATTGCAGGAGTTTATCGAGGCCTACACCTACATGGAGTACCTGTGCCACGAGGATGCTGAGGGCGAGAACGAAACCAAGAGTGTTTCAGATTGGCAGGCCATTCAGGCGGTGATGCAGTACGTCGAGGAGAGCAGCCAGCCAAAGGAAGAGCCAACTGAAGGCGAAGATGTTCAGGCTATAGCTCAGGCTGAAAGCCCTAAGAAGTTTCAGTTCTTCGTGGACCCCACGGAATATATACTGGGACTTTCGGATCTTACTGGGGAACTGATGCGCCGCTGCATAAATTCGCTAGGCAGTGGAGATACAGACACATGTTTGGACACCTGCAAGGCCCTGCAGCATTTCTACAGCGG TTACATCAGTCTAAACTGTCAGAGAGCCCGTGAACTATGGCGTAAGATCACTACCATGAAGCAGAGCGTTCTTAAGGCCGAGAATGTTTGCTATAATGTAAAAGTTCGCGGCGGAGAGGCTGCCAAATGGGGCGCCACTTTTGATCAAAAGCCAGCAGATGAAGTGGACGAGGGCTTCTACTAA